The following proteins come from a genomic window of Yinghuangia sp. ASG 101:
- a CDS encoding LPXTG cell wall anchor domain-containing protein codes for MSPTSRRITGALVSACALLALGAGVANAAEQPGEPSAKPAPTAPSAPSAVPTVAAPRPAEPTQPPARPAEATPAQTSRPAVAPATPRPVPPGEPSAASPVPATAVPAPVPATAAPAPVREELAHTGGDNMTVVYTVAGGALLLLGAGGVFATTRRGRSTT; via the coding sequence TTGTCCCCAACTTCCCGCCGTATCACCGGAGCCCTGGTCTCGGCGTGCGCGCTCCTGGCCCTGGGCGCCGGCGTCGCCAACGCCGCCGAACAGCCCGGCGAGCCCAGCGCCAAGCCCGCCCCCACGGCCCCGTCCGCGCCCAGCGCCGTGCCGACCGTCGCGGCCCCGCGCCCGGCGGAGCCCACGCAGCCGCCGGCCCGTCCCGCCGAGGCCACGCCGGCGCAGACGAGCCGCCCGGCCGTCGCCCCCGCGACTCCGCGCCCGGTCCCGCCGGGCGAGCCGTCCGCGGCGTCGCCGGTCCCGGCCACCGCCGTGCCGGCACCCGTTCCGGCCACCGCCGCCCCGGCGCCCGTTCGAGAGGAACTGGCCCACACCGGAGGCGACAACATGACAGTCGTCTACACCGTGGCCGGAGGCGCGCTGCTGCTCCTGGGCGCGGGCGGCGTCTTCGCCACGACCCGCCGCGGGCGCTCGACCACCTGA
- a CDS encoding deoxyguanosinetriphosphate triphosphohydrolase: protein MADPSTAYDDAARERWVLEPGKRPGRTAFQRDRARVLHSAALRRLAGKTQVVVPGESPPDDRQVPRTRLTHSLECGQIGRELGQALGCDADLVEAACLAHDLGHPPFGHTGEEALDEAARACGGFEGNAQSLRLLTRLEPKTFASPGAGAAVRSVGLNLTRAGLDAVLKYPWPRTEGRRAYGVYEDDLDVFAWVRRGAPEGRRSLEAQVMDWSDDVAYSVHDFEDAVYSGRLDLDRLTDPGERAEVLALAASRYILAPEDELDEALARLLGTEFWPKGFDASRRAQAGLKNTTSSLIGRFCLAAEVETRAFHGPVPGGRYAADLLVPREARVECAVLKALTAYYVMGSAELERRRGRQRAIVSDLVAMLAAGAPETLDPALRADHTAARNDAARLRVVVDQVASLTDAAAVALHRALASAG, encoded by the coding sequence ATGGCCGACCCGAGCACGGCGTACGACGATGCCGCCCGCGAGCGCTGGGTACTCGAGCCCGGGAAGCGCCCGGGGCGGACCGCCTTCCAGCGCGACCGGGCCCGTGTGCTGCACTCCGCCGCCCTGCGCCGACTCGCCGGAAAGACGCAGGTCGTGGTGCCGGGGGAGAGCCCGCCCGACGACCGCCAGGTGCCCCGTACGCGCCTGACGCACTCGCTGGAGTGCGGTCAGATCGGCCGCGAACTCGGGCAGGCGCTCGGCTGCGACGCCGACCTGGTCGAGGCCGCGTGCCTGGCCCACGACCTGGGGCATCCGCCGTTCGGCCACACCGGCGAGGAGGCCTTGGACGAAGCGGCCCGAGCGTGCGGCGGCTTCGAGGGCAACGCGCAGAGCCTGCGGCTGCTGACGCGCCTGGAGCCCAAGACGTTCGCGTCGCCGGGTGCCGGGGCGGCGGTGCGGAGTGTCGGCCTCAACCTCACACGGGCCGGGCTGGACGCCGTCCTGAAATACCCGTGGCCGCGCACGGAAGGCCGACGCGCCTACGGCGTCTACGAGGACGACCTCGACGTGTTCGCGTGGGTGCGCCGAGGGGCGCCGGAGGGCCGCCGGAGCCTGGAGGCCCAGGTGATGGACTGGTCGGACGATGTCGCCTACAGCGTCCACGACTTCGAGGACGCGGTGTACTCGGGGCGGCTCGATCTCGACCGGCTGACCGATCCCGGTGAACGCGCCGAGGTGCTGGCGCTTGCCGCGAGCCGCTACATCCTCGCGCCCGAGGACGAACTCGACGAAGCGCTCGCGCGCCTTCTGGGCACGGAGTTCTGGCCGAAGGGCTTCGACGCGTCGCGCCGCGCGCAGGCGGGCCTCAAGAACACCACCAGCTCGTTGATCGGCCGGTTCTGCCTGGCCGCCGAGGTCGAGACCCGGGCCTTCCACGGTCCGGTGCCGGGCGGGCGGTACGCCGCCGACCTCTTGGTGCCGCGCGAGGCGCGCGTCGAATGCGCCGTGCTCAAGGCACTCACCGCGTACTACGTCATGGGCAGCGCCGAACTCGAACGACGCCGCGGCCGACAACGCGCGATCGTCTCCGACCTCGTGGCAATGCTGGCCGCCGGGGCCCCCGAGACACTGGACCCCGCCCTCCGCGCCGACCACACCGCCGCCCGGAACGACGCGGCTCGCCTGCGCGTCGTGGTCGACCAGGTCGCGTCCCTCACCGACGCCGCCGCGGTGGCCCTGCATCGCGCGCTGGCGTCGGCGGGCTGA
- a CDS encoding FGGY-family carbohydrate kinase: MVSMRGRLVAGVHCSHRAARIVVCDGDSGQVRRQTLVRFADGAHGDPVSWLRAFGEAAGGGTLDGVEAIGVTAQGHGLIPLDAQGVVVTPPLPHDDISASGAAAELVDELGGPKAWLDAVGLVPDAATAASHLRRLRHLAPEDADRVVAAALPHDWLTWQLLGCPSELTTDRSDASTTGYWSPETGGWREDLAERAFGRALRLPRVVGPGDQAGRTPEDLVISAGAGAEAALAFGLGIGHGDVVVSVGSAGTAFAVHDGTVAAPSIACLADASGRRLPVVRTLNAVRVLRGTAAMLGVDTAGFDALALASTPGACGLVMLPYLDGEHVPNLPHAAGTLTGLHRESMTPEAFARAAVEGMMCGLADGLDVLRAAGVAVERVYLIGVGARSAAVRAIAPLVFGVPVAVPEPDESARAAASGMARQAAWALSGKPDTPTWPQPAAAFTVADDAEALAGAAVREQYADVRDRLHPEAAVRETGGATGGRHRRN; this comes from the coding sequence ATGGTCAGCATGCGCGGTCGTCTCGTCGCCGGGGTCCACTGCTCGCACCGGGCCGCCCGGATCGTCGTATGCGACGGGGACAGCGGCCAGGTGCGCCGCCAGACTCTCGTCCGCTTCGCCGACGGCGCGCACGGCGACCCGGTCTCGTGGCTGCGGGCGTTCGGCGAGGCCGCCGGCGGCGGCACCCTCGACGGCGTCGAGGCGATCGGCGTGACCGCCCAGGGCCACGGCCTGATCCCCCTCGACGCCCAAGGCGTCGTCGTCACACCGCCGTTGCCCCACGACGACATCAGCGCGTCCGGCGCCGCCGCCGAGCTCGTCGACGAACTCGGCGGCCCCAAGGCCTGGTTGGACGCCGTCGGGCTCGTCCCCGACGCCGCGACCGCCGCGTCGCACCTGCGCAGACTCCGGCACCTCGCCCCCGAGGACGCCGACCGCGTCGTCGCCGCGGCCCTGCCGCACGACTGGCTCACCTGGCAACTGCTGGGCTGCCCCTCCGAGTTGACCACCGACCGGTCCGACGCGTCGACCACCGGCTACTGGTCCCCGGAAACCGGCGGATGGCGCGAGGACCTCGCCGAGCGGGCGTTCGGCCGCGCGCTGCGCCTCCCGCGCGTCGTCGGCCCCGGCGACCAGGCCGGCCGCACCCCCGAAGACCTCGTCATCTCCGCCGGTGCGGGCGCGGAGGCCGCACTCGCCTTCGGCCTCGGCATCGGCCACGGCGACGTCGTCGTATCGGTCGGCTCGGCCGGCACCGCCTTCGCGGTCCACGACGGCACCGTCGCCGCCCCGTCGATCGCCTGCCTCGCGGACGCCTCCGGACGCCGCCTCCCCGTCGTCCGCACGCTCAACGCGGTACGCGTCCTGCGCGGCACCGCGGCCATGCTCGGCGTCGACACCGCCGGCTTCGACGCACTCGCGCTGGCCTCCACACCCGGCGCGTGCGGCCTGGTGATGCTGCCCTACCTCGACGGCGAACACGTGCCGAACCTCCCGCACGCCGCCGGCACCCTCACGGGCCTGCACCGCGAGAGCATGACCCCCGAGGCGTTCGCCCGCGCGGCCGTCGAAGGCATGATGTGCGGCCTGGCGGACGGGCTCGACGTGCTGCGCGCGGCCGGTGTCGCCGTCGAGCGCGTCTACCTCATCGGCGTCGGCGCCCGCTCGGCGGCCGTCCGCGCGATCGCCCCCCTGGTCTTCGGCGTCCCGGTCGCCGTCCCCGAACCCGACGAGTCGGCCCGCGCCGCCGCCTCCGGCATGGCCCGTCAGGCGGCCTGGGCACTGAGCGGGAAACCCGACACCCCGACCTGGCCCCAGCCGGCCGCCGCGTTCACCGTGGCCGACGACGCGGAAGCGCTCGCGGGCGCCGCCGTTCGCGAGCAGTACGCCGACGTGCGCGACCGCCTGCACCCCGAGGCCGCGGTGCGTGAGACCGGCGGCGCCACAGGCGGTCGGCACCGCAGGAACTGA
- a CDS encoding YtxH domain-containing protein gives MGTRITFVAGLAVGYVLGAKAGRDRYEQIRKATREFVDSAPVQNAGQAAADFGRERGGKAVQKLGEHLPERVGRHLPERFGGQSANGDRAHDARSAAQRRYDDGL, from the coding sequence ATGGGCACCCGCATCACCTTCGTCGCCGGCCTCGCCGTCGGATACGTCCTGGGCGCCAAGGCCGGACGCGACCGCTACGAACAGATCCGCAAGGCGACCCGCGAATTCGTCGACAGCGCGCCGGTGCAGAACGCGGGCCAGGCCGCCGCCGACTTCGGGCGCGAGCGCGGCGGGAAGGCCGTGCAGAAGCTCGGCGAGCACCTGCCGGAGCGCGTGGGCCGTCACCTGCCGGAGCGGTTCGGCGGGCAGTCGGCGAACGGCGATCGGGCACACGATGCCCGCTCGGCGGCGCAGCGGCGGTACGACGACGGTCTGTGA
- the dnaG gene encoding DNA primase, with translation MAGRIRDEDVKRVREAARIEDVVGEHLQLRNAGGGNLKGLCPFHDEKSPSFNVSPSKGFYHCFGCQEGGDVLDFVQKVEHLTFSETVERLAGQYGIELRYEEGGYNPGRQQGRRTRLVEAHKAATAFFAEQLGSAEALVARQFLADRGFTQADAEHFGVGYAPAGWEALVRFLRGRGFTAEELLTGGLASEGRRGPMDRFRGRLVWPIRDIAGDVIGFGARRLREDDNGPKYLNTPETPIYKKSQVLYGLDLAKKDIARSGRAVVVEGYTDVMACHLAGVTGAIATCGTSFGAEHIKVLRRLLMDSDGFRGEVIYTFDGDAAGQKAALRAFEEDQRFVTRTFVAVESSGMDPCDLRQARGDQAVRDLVDTRVPLFEFAIRSRIEGHDLTTAEGRVAALDAAAPIVADIKDQALRHTYAVRLDSWLGFLDERFVVGRVAQLARWKRERAAGGDQRAAGAQPASQPPGGGLPDHQRGFRPNPRDPRQMVQREVLKLALQYPELVARVFDGYGIDEFTVPPYAAVRTAIGAAGGVNGPAARTEWITAVREAAADDTVRALITELAVEPVRTPGAPDDFYAGDCLVRLRTFSADTRIADVKSRLHRQDPTAAPDEYAATFQELMDLEKYRRSLLDGGAAAL, from the coding sequence ATGGCGGGCCGGATTCGGGACGAGGATGTCAAGCGGGTCCGCGAGGCGGCCCGGATCGAGGACGTCGTCGGGGAGCACCTTCAGCTCCGCAACGCGGGCGGCGGCAATCTCAAGGGCCTGTGCCCGTTCCACGACGAGAAGTCCCCGTCGTTCAACGTCTCGCCGAGCAAGGGCTTCTACCACTGCTTCGGCTGCCAAGAGGGCGGCGACGTGCTCGACTTCGTCCAGAAGGTCGAACACCTCACGTTCTCCGAGACCGTCGAGCGCCTTGCCGGGCAATACGGCATCGAGCTGCGCTACGAGGAGGGCGGCTACAACCCCGGCAGGCAGCAGGGCCGCCGTACCAGGCTCGTGGAGGCCCACAAGGCCGCGACCGCGTTCTTCGCCGAGCAACTGGGCTCGGCCGAGGCGCTGGTGGCCCGGCAGTTCCTCGCCGACCGGGGGTTCACGCAGGCGGACGCCGAGCATTTCGGGGTCGGGTACGCCCCCGCCGGCTGGGAGGCCCTGGTGCGCTTCCTGCGCGGGCGCGGCTTCACCGCCGAGGAGTTGCTCACCGGCGGCCTCGCCAGCGAAGGCCGCCGCGGGCCGATGGACCGCTTCCGGGGGCGCCTGGTGTGGCCGATCCGCGACATCGCGGGCGACGTGATCGGTTTCGGCGCCCGGCGGCTGCGCGAGGACGACAACGGGCCGAAATACCTCAACACCCCCGAGACGCCGATCTACAAGAAGTCGCAGGTGCTGTACGGCCTCGACCTGGCGAAGAAGGACATCGCCCGCAGCGGCCGGGCGGTCGTCGTCGAGGGATACACCGACGTCATGGCCTGCCACCTCGCGGGCGTCACGGGAGCGATCGCGACCTGCGGCACGTCGTTCGGCGCCGAGCACATCAAGGTCCTGCGTCGGCTCCTGATGGACAGCGACGGCTTCCGCGGCGAGGTCATCTACACGTTCGACGGCGACGCCGCCGGGCAGAAGGCCGCGCTGCGGGCGTTCGAGGAGGACCAGCGGTTCGTCACGCGCACGTTCGTCGCGGTCGAGTCCTCGGGCATGGACCCGTGCGATCTGCGGCAGGCGCGCGGCGACCAGGCGGTGCGCGATCTGGTCGATACGCGCGTGCCCCTTTTCGAGTTCGCGATCCGCAGCCGTATCGAGGGCCACGACCTGACCACCGCCGAGGGCCGCGTCGCCGCGCTGGACGCCGCCGCGCCGATCGTCGCCGACATCAAGGACCAGGCGCTGCGGCACACCTACGCCGTACGCCTCGATTCCTGGCTCGGGTTCCTGGACGAGCGCTTCGTCGTCGGCCGCGTCGCGCAACTCGCCCGCTGGAAGCGCGAACGAGCCGCGGGCGGCGACCAGCGCGCGGCGGGCGCCCAGCCCGCGTCGCAGCCCCCCGGCGGCGGCCTCCCGGACCACCAGCGCGGCTTCCGTCCCAATCCGCGTGACCCGCGCCAGATGGTCCAGCGGGAGGTGCTCAAACTCGCCTTGCAGTACCCCGAGTTGGTCGCCCGGGTGTTCGACGGCTATGGCATCGACGAGTTCACCGTGCCGCCGTACGCCGCCGTGCGCACCGCGATCGGCGCCGCGGGAGGCGTCAACGGCCCCGCCGCGCGCACGGAGTGGATCACGGCGGTGCGCGAGGCCGCGGCCGACGACACGGTCCGCGCGCTGATCACCGAGCTGGCCGTCGAGCCGGTGCGCACGCCGGGCGCTCCCGACGACTTCTACGCCGGAGACTGCCTCGTGCGGCTGCGCACGTTCTCCGCCGACACCCGTATCGCCGACGTGAAGTCGCGGCTGCACCGCCAGGACCCCACCGCCGCCCCGGACGAATACGCGGCGACCTTCCAGGAGTTGATGGACCTGGAGAAATACCGCCGCTCGCTGCTCGACGGCGGTGCCGCGGCCCTGTGA
- a CDS encoding RNA polymerase sigma factor has protein sequence MPAATSPPPPEQGDITALYHAHRLELVRLAALLTDDRETAEDVVQDAFTAAYQRRGPALAGVDDPLRYLRRSVVNGARSVLRRRRTARMWVPPHLPPAPSPEEDAIRAEEDHRLRAAIDALRPRQREVLVLRYYAGLTEADIARTLGMAQGTVKSTANRALKSLHRMLESPR, from the coding sequence ATGCCCGCGGCGACCTCCCCGCCCCCACCGGAGCAGGGCGACATCACCGCGCTGTACCACGCCCACCGCCTCGAACTCGTACGCCTGGCCGCACTCCTGACCGACGACCGGGAAACCGCCGAGGACGTGGTGCAGGACGCGTTCACGGCGGCCTACCAGCGGCGAGGCCCGGCCCTGGCCGGTGTCGACGACCCGCTCCGCTACCTGCGCCGCAGCGTCGTCAACGGAGCCCGCTCGGTCCTGCGCCGCCGACGGACCGCGCGCATGTGGGTCCCGCCGCACCTGCCGCCCGCGCCCTCCCCGGAGGAGGACGCGATACGCGCCGAAGAGGACCACCGGCTCCGCGCGGCGATCGACGCGTTGCGGCCACGGCAGCGCGAGGTGCTGGTGCTGCGCTACTACGCCGGACTCACCGAAGCCGACATCGCCCGCACCCTCGGCATGGCCCAGGGGACCGTCAAGTCCACCGCGAACCGTGCGCTGAAGAGTCTGCACCGGATGCTGGAGTCGCCCCGATGA
- a CDS encoding SGNH/GDSL hydrolase family protein has protein sequence MAALGDSITRAYDACSIPLKDCPSKSWATGDDVDSQAKRLGLPRDAVYNNARTGARMSDLAEQARATVGQRVEYVTVLMGANDACRDKESQMTSVADYERQFREGLAVLRQGLPGVRVLVVSVPDIARLWEVARGERMARLVWSRGICQTMLADPESTKPGDIERRQRVRDRVTAYNDVLRRVCGEWADQCRYDGGVVNAHRFGKGDLSHWDWFHPGGKGQGILADLTTRAGYSWKN, from the coding sequence ATGGCCGCGCTCGGCGACTCCATCACCCGGGCGTACGACGCGTGTTCGATTCCGCTCAAGGACTGCCCGTCGAAGTCCTGGGCCACCGGCGACGACGTCGACAGCCAGGCGAAGCGCCTCGGCCTGCCGCGCGACGCGGTGTACAACAACGCCCGCACGGGCGCGCGCATGTCGGATCTGGCCGAGCAGGCCCGGGCGACGGTCGGCCAGCGTGTGGAATACGTCACGGTACTGATGGGTGCCAATGACGCATGCCGTGACAAAGAGAGCCAGATGACCTCGGTCGCCGACTACGAGCGACAGTTTCGCGAGGGGCTCGCGGTGCTGCGCCAAGGCCTGCCCGGTGTGCGGGTGTTGGTCGTGAGCGTGCCCGACATCGCCCGGCTGTGGGAGGTCGCGCGCGGTGAGCGGATGGCGCGGCTGGTCTGGTCGCGGGGCATCTGCCAGACGATGCTGGCCGATCCGGAGTCGACCAAACCGGGCGACATCGAGCGTCGGCAGCGGGTGCGTGACCGGGTCACGGCGTACAACGACGTGCTGCGTCGGGTGTGCGGTGAATGGGCGGACCAGTGCCGCTATGACGGCGGGGTGGTCAACGCGCACCGGTTCGGCAAGGGCGATCTCAGCCACTGGGACTGGTTCCACCCGGGCGGCAAGGGCCAGGGGATACTGGCCGACCTCACGACGCGCGCCGGCTACTCCTGGAAGAACTGA
- the whiG gene encoding RNA polymerase sigma factor WhiG: MPKHIPGRDGATTTAPGPEAAGPRGGDPNRALDTLWRDFKLSGDPRLRERLILHYSPLVKYVAGRVGVGLPASVDQADFVSYGIFGLIDAIEKFDLDRAIKFETYAISRIRGAIIDELRALDWIPRSVRQKARNVEQAYATLEGRLNRTPTDAEVAVEMGIGLDDLHTIFSQISLVNVMALDELLHAGSETGDRLVDTLEDTTADNPVEVAEAREMRHLLARAINALPEREKTVVTLYYFEGLTLAEIGQVLGVTESRTCQIHTKAVLQLRGKLADMR, encoded by the coding sequence ATGCCCAAGCACATCCCAGGGCGTGACGGCGCCACCACGACCGCTCCCGGCCCGGAAGCGGCCGGTCCGCGCGGTGGCGACCCGAACCGCGCGCTGGACACTCTCTGGCGTGACTTCAAGCTGTCCGGAGACCCGCGCCTGCGCGAGCGCCTGATCCTGCACTACTCGCCGCTGGTGAAGTACGTCGCGGGCCGCGTCGGCGTCGGCCTGCCCGCGAGTGTCGACCAGGCCGACTTCGTCTCGTACGGGATTTTCGGACTCATCGACGCGATCGAGAAGTTCGACCTGGACCGCGCGATCAAGTTCGAAACGTACGCGATCAGCCGCATTCGCGGCGCGATCATCGACGAACTCCGGGCGCTCGACTGGATTCCGCGGTCGGTGCGCCAGAAAGCGCGCAACGTCGAGCAGGCGTACGCCACGCTCGAAGGGCGCCTCAACCGCACCCCGACCGACGCCGAAGTCGCGGTTGAGATGGGCATCGGGCTCGACGACCTGCACACGATCTTCAGCCAGATCTCGCTGGTCAACGTCATGGCGTTGGACGAACTCCTGCACGCCGGCTCGGAGACCGGCGACCGTTTGGTCGACACGCTGGAGGACACCACGGCCGACAACCCGGTCGAGGTGGCCGAGGCGCGCGAAATGCGCCACCTTCTCGCGCGCGCGATCAACGCGCTGCCCGAACGGGAGAAAACGGTGGTCACGCTGTACTACTTCGAGGGCCTGACGCTCGCGGAGATCGGCCAGGTCCTCGGCGTCACCGAGAGCCGGACATGTCAGATCCACACCAAGGCCGTCCTCCAGCTCCGGGGAAAACTGGCCGACATGCGCTGA
- a CDS encoding TetR/AcrR family transcriptional regulator C-terminal domain-containing protein encodes MPQGPQDSTRHPGSPDGPTGDGQPQAASIWQRIDRPAKAPRATLTHASIAAAAVDIADTDGLEAVSMRKLSGHLGVTTMALYRYVAHKEELFELMLDTAYAEYDHPVLPGETWRDVLATHAHQLRAIALRHPWSVELAARRVVTVTPHVMASVERGLAALDNLGLDIDTMAAAQQTVAAYVRGALTDEVGQLQLMERQQWATGDDLRDAYGPPMQWLMDSGRYPVYRRYGQEARHKDDADRRFRLGLDCVLDGIAARLGI; translated from the coding sequence ATGCCGCAGGGACCGCAGGACAGCACACGCCACCCCGGATCCCCGGACGGCCCCACCGGCGACGGGCAGCCCCAAGCCGCGTCCATCTGGCAGCGCATCGACCGTCCCGCGAAGGCCCCGCGCGCGACGCTCACCCACGCGTCCATCGCCGCCGCCGCCGTGGACATCGCCGACACCGACGGCCTCGAAGCGGTCTCGATGCGCAAGCTCTCCGGCCACCTCGGCGTCACGACCATGGCGCTCTACCGCTACGTCGCCCACAAGGAGGAACTGTTCGAGCTGATGCTCGACACCGCCTACGCCGAGTACGACCACCCCGTGCTCCCCGGCGAGACCTGGCGCGACGTCCTCGCCACCCACGCCCACCAGCTGCGGGCCATCGCCCTGCGCCACCCCTGGTCCGTCGAACTCGCGGCCCGCCGCGTCGTCACCGTCACACCCCACGTCATGGCCTCGGTCGAACGTGGCCTCGCGGCCCTCGACAACCTCGGCCTCGACATCGACACGATGGCCGCCGCACAGCAGACCGTGGCGGCGTACGTGCGCGGCGCACTCACCGACGAGGTCGGCCAGTTGCAGCTGATGGAACGTCAGCAATGGGCCACCGGCGACGACTTGCGCGACGCCTACGGTCCCCCCATGCAGTGGCTCATGGACTCGGGCCGCTACCCCGTCTACCGCCGCTACGGACAAGAAGCGCGCCACAAGGACGACGCGGACCGGCGCTTCCGCCTCGGCCTCGACTGCGTCCTGGACGGCATCGCCGCCCGCCTCGGCATCTGA
- a CDS encoding NADPH-dependent FMN reductase has protein sequence MSTTAPTTEQLRLAVIVGSTRGGRFGPTVAAWFADLARQRDDLAVDVVDLVETPLPAVLPGFDGPSAEDAALFGAVTPRLAAADAFVVVTPEYNHSFPGALKNLVDAHYEQWQAKPVGFVSYGGLSGGLRAVEALRVVFAELHAVTVRETVSFHGAAGTFDGPVPQDAAGAGAAAKTLLDQVVWWARALRDAKAVRPYGT, from the coding sequence ATGTCCACCACGGCCCCCACCACCGAACAACTGCGCTTGGCCGTCATCGTCGGCAGCACCCGCGGCGGGCGGTTCGGCCCGACCGTCGCGGCGTGGTTCGCGGACCTGGCCCGGCAGCGCGACGACCTGGCCGTCGACGTCGTCGACCTCGTCGAGACCCCGCTGCCGGCGGTGCTTCCCGGGTTCGACGGCCCGTCGGCCGAGGACGCGGCGCTGTTCGGCGCCGTCACCCCGCGCCTGGCCGCCGCCGACGCGTTCGTCGTCGTCACCCCCGAGTACAACCACAGCTTCCCGGGCGCGCTCAAGAACCTGGTCGACGCGCACTACGAGCAGTGGCAGGCCAAACCGGTCGGCTTCGTCTCCTACGGCGGGCTCTCGGGCGGACTGCGGGCGGTCGAAGCGCTGCGCGTGGTCTTCGCCGAACTGCACGCGGTGACCGTGCGCGAGACCGTCAGCTTCCACGGCGCCGCGGGCACCTTCGACGGTCCGGTGCCCCAGGACGCGGCCGGAGCGGGTGCCGCCGCGAAAACCCTGCTCGATCAGGTGGTGTGGTGGGCACGGGCGCTGCGGGACGCCAAGGCGGTTCGGCCGTACGGCACCTGA